The genomic interval CAACAAGAAATGAGCACAAtaatacacacaatacagtaaATAACCATGATTTCTTCAAGGCAAATATAATATTTAAACAATCTCAAAACATCACAGCTTTTGTTCAATCAAGCAAGTTTACTTTCAAAATCAATTTACGGTTACACTCCAAATGGAAAATGGTTATAATTGTGGAATACAATTACAAATGGCTTTCATTAAACCATTAcacgtttttttttgttgagaTGTGCGGGGCAGAGGGATACAGTGGCCTTTGCTGTGACAGATGAACGAATATTTGACAGGGGGAAAGGTACAGGTCCAGGCATCAACACCTTATGCAATTAATATTCTTTCGAATGAGCACAGAATTCAGCTCAAAGCTCAAAATTAGGGGATTGGACGGCACCAAAGACATATGACTGCTCTGCAGTTTCATAGGACATATGATGTATGAACATTTTTGGTGCTACAGGTACCTGCTTCTCGCATCATGTTCTCTTCCTCCGAGAAGGTCTGCAGTGGAGGGTACGCAACTCCCGGGATTGCATCACTTCCTGTGGCGAGCTCAACAGCAGATGAGGATGCCCACTTTGGAATGCCCACCTGTAATGTGCTCCATGGTCTTGACACATGTTTGAAGAACTGGGAACATAAACACAAGTTTTTAATATTTGGTTGCAAATCATTTCCTGGAAATTACAGCCTGAAATGTGCAATGCATACCGTAGAATACAGTATTAGACACTGGGTTTTAATCTCTGGTGAtgcggaggagagaaaggaaatgagtggggagagagagacagggaaggattgtcAAATAACCCGGGCCAAAATCTAACCCGAGTCGCCGGCGTAGAGGTGCCCTACCTTTAGGTCATGGCAGGGCCACAGACAGGTACCTTTGATGCCAGCTGAAAGTATGCATTTTTCCGATAAAGAGACACTAAAACAACTCCAAGTCAATCTGTCAAAAACCAAGCAATGGTCAGTGGTGCTGATAGATTTGGACAATGGCTGAGATGCCAGGAAGCACTTCTCGGGACCGTGGGGACTGGGGAGACCCTGTATTTGACCTGGGGGTGATATATTCCTTTCAGGTTATTGCAGCAACAGGAGAATTAAACCATATTGAAAGCagaatgtacttactcattcctccctgtcctgtgaatgtttacatgttttggcCAATATACAAGATAACATGCTATTGTTTGGGTGGTATTagtcaaaaacacacactgttCTTTCATACGATTCTGGTGAAGATCAGACCATATTTAATGACCGATTAAAATTGAAATGCAAGAATTGAGAGTAGAGTGTACTTAGTCCTCTGAATGAATGTTATGTAAGATGGATATCATCTTGTTTTGCTCTTTTGAGGTCTGAAAGCATTgcattttgactttttttttttttttcattttagtcAAGCTCAATGTTCACATAGTTCTACATCCATCCATTGTTGATGAATGAGGGGATTCATCAACAATGGATGGATGTAGAACTATGTGAACATTGTGCTTGactaaaatgaacaaaataatagTCAAAATGACTCATAAGATGCAATGCTTTCAGACCTCAAAAGAGCAAAACAAGATGATATCCATCTTACATAACACCAGAGGACTAAGTACACAGTACTCTACACTCAATTCTTGCATTTCAATTTTAGGCTGTTCGACCACTCTTTTGGAAGTTAAAAAGAATGTGCACAAAACTATCACGACCGGTTTGCATTAGCATTGCATGTGAAAACAATTTGTATTGTAGGCACGACCTTCATCAATGGCGATCATATTATAGTTACTGCAGAAATGAAATGCAATGTTGGACAACAACATAGGCATCAAGCAGGCTACAAAAACACAGCACCAACGTTGTACTGCTTCAACACTCTGTGCCTACAAAAGCTTTGATGGCATTTCCCGCATCATTTGGGACAAGAAGCTATGCCTATGCTGCCGTAAAAGTTGCTTTTGAATGACAAAATTGGGTTTTTAAATCATACAAACCTTTCCACAAACCCTAGCCAAGGGCGCCGCCATTGTGGTCCTGGTTGCGCAGTTTGTATAATCAAGTTTTGTAACCGTGCATCAATACCGCCACCCAGCGGGCTGGAGCAGTACCTACAAAGTAAGCCAGTCAAATTCATGGTTTTGTGaaatttcacatttttcatgaatgaaTACATTAATAAAAAAACCCACTGTATTTACAGAGCCAAAGCTTCAAATATTTACCAAGCTCATTATACTAATCACTAATTGCAAGGCCAAAGATCCATCCAGCCTAATTAAATTATTTAGCTCAAAaaggttgggggaaaaaaacacgagAAGACGAGACTACACATAGTAACAGCAGCATGGACTAATGTGTGGGCAGGAAAAGAGTAAGGAAAAGCAGTTGCAGTGAAAAGCATAGGCCTGTGACAACCAACCCCCATTATTGTCAAATTGGGCCCATACTTTTAGAAAAGACGTCATATGAACGTCTCTTTGCTAAGTAGGTTAATGTGTCTGCACCTTATGCCAGATTTCAATCAAAATTTTACCAAAGGGGATGTCTGtatttttatagttttttttttttttaagtgagtcAGAAATCAAATATAGCTGTAATGGTAATGGTACAGTTTTCCAATTTGTCCCAGGAACTTTTGGTTTCATCTGATCAGTGCCCAATTGCCTTAATCTGGGCAACCCATATATATAATACAATACTACAAGTAGTACATAGCCTACTTGTAGTACTACTGTAGTACAAGTTTGGCACTTTACATTGGCTACATACTCTATGGCAAATAACACAAGGACATCCTAAATATTGGGCACCTGTGATTCCAAGGTGGGAAAGATTGAAAAACATAGAAGAATTTTGGTAAGATATTCATAAGACATTGAGTTATTTATTATGCATTAACATATCAAGCATTGTGGGCCATCTTGGGCTCAACTTCTTTTAAACTCTTCCAAAACTGTAATCTAACATTTTCCCTTTTCATTGGTTCAAGGTACATTTTAATACAAATATAAACCAGTTTTCTGCTGCTATAAAATTATACTTGAACAGTCATTTATCCATATTTCTAAGCACTTCTACAACTCACTAAAAATAAACACATAATTCTTTGTGACATTTAAGCAGAACAATGTTTTGTTGTagtttcacagaaaaaaaatgttgaaatgcACTGTAAAATGTGTTAACGGATGGAAAACATATTTAAAAGGATATAAAAATAagcagaataaataaataacattacTACAGTGCAACAAAGAAAATcatttgaaaaaatatatattatacataAATGGGAAATAGATCATTTTTATTTGCTGCTGTATGCATTTAGATTTACATTAATTAACATTACATTTAATCAACACATTTTCAAGACTTAATACTATCTTACATGCTCCATATGTATGCATTGTTGGTCATTTTCCTTTTTATACATGATCCTATTCCAACATGTCTTCCCCCCGAAAAAAGTACTCTTTTGGGAAAGACATGTTTGAACAGGATCATGTATTAATCTTTAACTGCTAATGAGCACTCAAAGATTGTGTCCAGTTGTTTTTTGAATATGTCCACAGTATGATTCACAGCTCTCTTCACATCTATAGCCTCATCCGGGTTGATGGAGAGGACTTGATGAATATGGTTTCGCAGCTCTTGAAGGACTTGCATTTTCAACTTGTTCAATTGTTTAGCCAGAGACTGTAGATTTTCAGGTGATGTATTCTTTTCTGCATATTGTGAGACAAAAAAAGCACAAATTGGTGTTTTTCAGATCAGACAATAAGATGGACAAGGCACAACAACCTCTTTctatgaataaattaatgaataactATGACATTGAGGAGGAGATACTAAAAGTTGGCGGAGATTTGTGTCTgttgggcagcagcagtggcctaACGATTTGGGACTTGGTCTTTGTGTCAGAGTGTCAAAGATTTGAATCCCACCCAACCTCTCCctacccatggctgaagtgcccttgaatacATGAATGGCACTGTGAACGTTAAATAAAGAGATGTACCTTTTGCTGTACGCATAGCTTGGGAGACTAAGCGTCGGCAGGTCTGATCGGCTTGGTGCAATACACTGTTAGCACAGCTCTCCCGGTCCATCTCCTGCAAAAGTACAAAATATGAATCAACTGGAATTAATAGGTTCTCTGTACATATAGTACCAACATGCCAGTGTGGTACTTAAACTCTGTCACATGGTGTTCGCTGCAGTAATGTAGTAATGCCCCAAAAGGCAATCACAGACAGCatgagcagacacacagacagacaaacggacagcGGCAACGCACCCTCTTTTCCGTATCATCGATGATTGGACTCACAGGGTTGTCGAATGCATAAGAAATCAAGTTGGTAAGACTCTGCCTGAAAGAAAGATCTGTATTAGTCATACAGCATTAAAATAACAAGCAACTAACAGTTTTTTTGTAGTTTAACTCATCATCATGTTATAAATATGGATACGTACATATTGTATGCAAAAGTATCTTAATCTTCAATATCTgaataataaaaacattaaaaggtgcactgtgtagaatggtggccagaatgggtattgCAAATATCCttgtcattgaaactgggctgcctattgccaaaactgatcttttcatgaataattaatataataagtaataaactaatatttaccagcATGACAAAAGTGCAGCACGTCTTGCTGCTAAATAtgtatggaaattcaaaatgcggaccatggagaagatcccccttttcatgtatgaaaaacgcACTTTTACCAGCCATaatgaatgaatacttagaatttgatggtggtggcaagtagttgtgaaaaatgtaacatttgttaatgggcagtataacttctggaaagaaactactaaaaatattacacagtgcacctttaagataatGAAGGAGAACATCTTATACATGTCATGGTTGCCAAGCTTTTCACTGCTGGAGAGCGTTAGACTGTTCTGTTCCCATGAGTTCTTCTCAGGGTTGGGTGGTTCAATTCGCTTCAGCATGTCCAGGATAACTAGTTCAGGCAACGGAACAGCACGACTGCTATTCCTACTGACACAAAGCTCTGGAGTACACTGAAGATACACTTGGCAAAACCCAACAGCATCTGCAAATAGAACAAAGCATATATAGTGAATAGCATgaacacagggctctaaattgactcGTTTGAAAATGGCCAGTAGATTTTAATCTtattagacaaacacacactcattaatgagtcaaagtgactagtaagttggtcttttctaccactcaaaactgaaatttcaccagcagttggctggtgttaatttagagccctgcatgacCATAAATCTTCCACTTAGACATTCTTTGACTCGACTCCATGAACTTCATTTTACCAACTGTGTGATATTGTTATTTATTGCGCCGAAATATTGTGCTATCGCCATGTAGGCTTACCATCGGTGCTGGTTCTTCTTAAGGTTTGGTTTCACTTTAAGCTGTTTAAGGTTAGGACTGCAAAACTGAAACATAGGCCAATAACAAGCAACCACGTGACTATGGAGAGCCAGTTCATTCACTGCAACTTAACATGAATCGAATTGGCTAGAAATCTGCAATATTGTAGTGCAAAAGaaccataccagagattctaggagtattatgtctCTCTGACCATACTGCAAGAACAGAGTGGGATATTGCAAAGTTTAAACATTCAATGAGAGTTTGATGCACCCCATTCACTAGCCATTTTTTCTCCTGGCAACCCTAGCTTGATAATACTGTACATATGGCAAAGAATCAAACAAAGCAGGATAAGACCTCCTTTGTTGTTACGGCACCCCTGTAGTTAGGACAAGCTAGCTACATAAATGAAATCACATACATTGTCTTGCTAGTTGGAAGACTTCATATCTCATGCTCTGATAGTAGAAATTGTCGTCGAGGAGAAAGAGAAGTTTATTCTGGGAAGGAGATGGTGATTCTGCCTGGCTCCTCAGTGCCATGGAGAGGTGAGAAAGGACTGTAGACCTGCAACGATAAATGATTATTTGTTGAGTTTGTAAACCGTTATTGAACTTGTGCAAAATGTATTGATGATTAATTGCCTGACTGATTGACAGATCAGATTTTGCTTATTGCAATAAAGAGCACTATTGACATATTGAAAACAAACTAAAACCAATaggacaacaaaaaaaacagaaatacacaGCAAGGATAGGGAGATCACGACCACAACCAGGCATGTAAATATACCATTTTTGTTCAGACCAGTTGATGGCCTTGTTTAAAAAAAGTAATTGATGATTAATTGATTTTTGTTACAGGCCTACCGAATTCCTCCATGGGCAGCAGGCTCTTGTGAAGGATCCTGTAGAAACTGTCCCAGTCCATAGAGGATGTCTTGCCTATATTGCTTCCATTTGGTTTGCTAGTAGGAAAAAGCAGAATCATGCAGCATTAACAAATAGACAACACTCTAAAATAAAATGAGGTGTCGTTTTTCACATAGGTATATATATACCTGAGCAAAACAATGAAGTAGATACAAAAATAAATGCATGTAAAGGAATGTAAATGCATGTAAAGGAATGTGTTTTTAGTGGTTCATTGCAGATCAATTCAACCAAAATGaatagactttttttaaccttttaacgCAGAGCCCCTGCTAACCTTATTATCACCAACATGGTAATAAGtcttgtcatagcaatgttgttatgatgtagtagtaGAAGTAAGTTCTAGTTGAGTCAGAGAGGCTCAGGCTCTAGgtgttttcagcaatgagtgaataaGCCCGCCACAAGGGGGTGTTCACGCTGAATAGAGCATGGGCAGGCATGTATACATAgttctgttgagaaacactagtctgcTCTAGACCAAAGACTGTGGAGTCAGTGGAGAGTTAAACAAACTTTACACGACGGGAGAAACGTTTTGTCCGTTTAAGCAGCATCATATGCTTGTTTGAGGTAAATAAATTGTGCGCATCAGAATTAGACTAGCCTACCGTCTGAAGCGGATGACTGGCACAATCCGTAGACACTTCGCCAAAGGCGTCCTGTGGTATCAATTCGTCGTATGTTAATGGGAGTGTCTTCCATCCTCTCAGCGTTGTATACTTTGACAACTCCAGAACTAGTGTTGTCTTTCCAGCAGCTGGCAGCCCGCAAAGTAAACACAGACATGCTTGAGATGATTCATCCTGCGCGACATTCATTTCATCTACTGTGAATCAGCACATATTTTCCATTTATGGAAACAGCAGGCTATATCCACTGATAAAGCTGTTGTGAACGGGTTGAATGTTATTTCAAAAAAGTGGGAAAAGAGAGTGCAAATCTTGCGAGCACATAACCCGGATATGGAATGTCTTGGGCAAAAGCAGTTAAAAGTACACATTTCAAAACAAAAGCTTTACGTCCGTAGCTGTTGCACTGTGGTGGCCATGAGAACTTTGTAGAAAAACAGAGGCTGAACAAGATCAGTCAACACCGCCTCTCCCTCTACAAATCGGCCTGTAACTTGGAAAGGATACCACTTAACTTAAAATGAATCTGGAACACCCAGTTTTGACACACATATGTGGAGATCTGGGATTTGGCTGAGAATGTGGTAGTCGGAATCCTGCACAAAGCTTTCTCCTGCACTTCCCAAAAAATCTCAATGGCctggggccggattcacaaaaCTATTCTTAAGATAAATCTTAGGAAGATTCTTAAGAAAAAAACTAAGAAGTTCCTAAGATCTATCTTAAGTGAAATTCTTCAATATTTTCTTAAGAACAATGCCAGTTCTTAAGAACTTCTTAATTTCTTCCTCACTTAAGAACTTTTTAGAATAATGCTTCTTAGTTGCCATGGCAATCAACAGGATTCTACCTACTCCAAACActatgtaggctaggcctagaaAAAAAACTGCTTGCTCCTAAACATAATTTAatacattatcatcattattactacAACATAGTTACAATGATAAGTATTATTGttgtgatgataataataataataataataataataataataataataataataataataataataataataataataataatgatacaaatacattaataacATTTAATTAATATATTGTTATTGTTGAATTTACAGTAATACAATATATCTTTTGTATAATAgagcctatataaaatgtatgCTTATCTTAATATTTTAGTTGAACAAGCTGACTACATTCAATAAGCTTAAGGTAAAGCCACTAAAAGTTACATTGAATGAAAGCTTGTAgactaactgaaaaaaaaaacatgtataaaaaatagagatttcacacagtcacaaaacattcataataatcatatacattaaaaaatatttttttgaattcAGTTTTGTGAAAATGggttcaaataaataaaatgtgactgttaAGACAGGGTATAGGGTTGTCTTATATTTGAGAAGAAAACTAAGACAAATCTTAAGAAAATAGTCTTCAAGAATCTCAATATTCTTAACTTTTTTCTCAGGGGAAAATCTTAGGAAGAAAGTTAAGAAACAACTTAAGAATTCCGTTTGTGAATATGGAATCTTCTTAACTTTTGTCTTAAGTCAGAAAAGTGACAGTTAAGAACTATTTAGTTCTTAAGATtctttgtgaatccggcccctgGTCTAGACTCTGCAGTGGACAATCCATAACAAATGACACCTGAGCCACTGGTGCAATGAGATATTTCTAATTTCTTACACAACCATGTCATTCCATGGTATGGAAAAGATACTAGTCTGTTAGTCTGTTAATCTAGTGCCAAAGTGATAATCCACAGAAGAAGCAGGACTGGAACGGGCGCACCAGTAGACCATGCAAACATTTCTTTACTCTGTGCTTCTGTGGTCTACATTAATTCAGGAAATAATCCACTAAAATAATAAGCAGTGCCAGTGGACCAACTGATTTTACGGAATATTTTTATTATGTTGTGTGAATACAAGgattgctgctggtggtggcgggAAAACATCTTTGttggaaaacagaaaaaaaaccaaaGGCAGCGCCCAAGGTTTGCCTAAACAATCATACCTATGGTTTGCCATGCCAACACATTGCCTAGAGTTCTGTGTCAATAGGGCAACCTCCTTTGGTCATGGTAGAGGAAGAGTAACATGGAGTTGGTGAGCTCTGTGTTAACTGAAGTTCATTTCATCTCCTGCATTTTGCAACCTACAGTGGGAATctgctaacctggttctcacgcgatggttctCTTACCAACATACAGTATGCTGCACCTGTGATGTGTCTTGTGTTgtagtatttcttactcatttacaaactgtCAACATTTTGTTTATTAGTTCATAATTTACAAAGCATTTTAGCGACTGATATTCTAAAGTGTTATCAAATTATAgataattttattattattattttatcacCACCTGTTCTGAAACTGCCCTCCACTTTGGACCAGCCATTTTATTTCACGTACCTCCTACACACAGCGTTCAGCAGTAATAAAACAAAGCCAACTCAAAATGCTGTCCATTTATGACCTTTTACTGCAGAACAATTCTAGACATTTCACATATCAGTTGACCATTTACACCCACCTCGAAAGGCTTCAAATAAGCAAGGTCATGTTTAAAACATCATCATTGTGGTTCACTGATGTTGATGTTATACCCGTGAATGTCCTTGCTTTTTAGTGCTTTGATCCTGATGTGATATTTGACTGTGTACAaccaaaaaaaccaaaataaaacaaGTTCTAGAAAAGTCTCTTAACCGATGGTATGGCAAAGTTCAACTCCcaccatcactacacacacaaataatgaatTGCAAGTGTGTTTCAAACTGTGACTCCTCCAAAACTGAACACAGCACTTTTAAACGCAGGCATTCGGCATGTACAGTTGTTCCTCAAAACCAGACCAGGTGTCCGTCTCTGGATCTCACAACATTCCAACCAGTTTAAAGGTCGGCGCCTGCTTCTGCGGAATCACATTGATGAAGGTTTTGTACAGGACAGTCCCTTTTGGCAGCTTTGAGATCATGTCTTTGGCGTCTGTGCTGCTGGGCCGGGGTATGTACACCTCCTTGGTGTAACGAACAATGCCGTCTTCAAGGGCAAAGAGGGTGTTGTTTTTGCCAATGCCGACCTGTGAAACAGAGATCATTGTTTAGGCAGCATACCAAATGCTCAAAAGCAATGACGTACTAGTAAAACACAAAGCAATGATGTACTACTGAGACTTCAGTGACACGTATGAGCACCAAAAGGCTCAACAATGAACCATAACTCAGATTGATatagtgagtgtgcatgtggatTGGCTGTAGGCTGTAGCTGTGTGTGAACATATGGGGTCTGAATTCCACTTTGGAATTTATTTGTTACTGTAGTAAGATTGAAAAATGAGAAAtggtcgcaccatgcatacattcttctttattattacacagacacgtttcggcgttctgccttccttaGTGTGCAATATACACAAGTGACAACAGGTCTTAAATACCCAcacccattccattccattccatttcccctaataataaagaagaatctatgcatggtgcaaccttttctcatttttacaatattttggtcagcactcttaaaagaagaaaaacttgaaGTTGAAGCTTTGGTGAAGCCTGCTCCTTTATTACTGTAGTATTAAATTACCATACAAATGCTCTTGTATGGCCCAAATAATCTGCAGTGGTCTTAATTttattaaatataaatatatataaaatgtattatattgtatataataCGTATAATAGACATAATAGCCTACAcattaacataaaaataatagACACAGAGTGCACAGTTCATTCGCATAATATGTAGCATCAACACAAACACTTACATGACCGCCAGGATGCCAGCGCATCAACCTCTGTGTGGCAAGAATGTTTCCAGCATGCACAAAATTACCTACGAAACGGGAAAGGGGGTTATTTGCGCTATGGTTGTGCATGTTAAAATTGAAACTGCCTCaacaaactataggcctacatgtcatttTATAACACATCAATTTCTACAGACCATTATAGGCTAATTtaaatttaactgaaaaatacaCTAATATGTATCATTACAAAATTGAGCCcgtcaggcccgtagccagcattgtggtagggggggatctttttcccccgaaagtggacttcatttggctccctactccaatgtcccccaaatacacgagcacacttcaaatatttgaatttagacatattttatgcATTGGTTTCAAGGCTGACAACGGCAAcaaccatttttaatttccttactttaacaggcaaacctttactattttatttcaaaggtTTAGTTTAGTGAGggggatgaaatggccttccagtcacaGTGGGGATGCAACGTAGTTAGGGGgtccgagggggggggggggatgggagggggggttcgaacaaacccctcgaccccccccccccccccccccccccccccccctgcctacAGGCCTGCCTGTGCAGGTTGAACAGCTGCTACTACACTGGCAGGATGTGATTCTGGGCAGACTAGTGTAAGGTTAGGATGCTACAGCCCTTATAGAATGCTACCTACCATCCTGTTTCTTGTATCCATATCTGCGTccaggggatttcccccccaggTTTTTGCTGCTGCCTCCTGATTTCTTCGATGCATGGCGTGTAATGATTGTGACAAACGACAAGGGGGACAATAATCCACCTAGAACAGTTCAAGACGTACATGTGATTGCAATGGTAGACTACAACCTACACACATGACATACATAAGGCGATTGCTGCGATGACAAACACTGGTATTATGTTTATGTATATGAGGTTAAATTGCAGTTCATCTAGATCGGGTTAAATATATCGATTCCGGATCATTTATGCCATGAGAACAGTGTGCCCCAAAAACATTATTATTACCTGTTGTCGCTCTAGACATCAAGGACACGGGCGCAGACATTTTTCTTATGCCAAACCCGTTCTGTTTACTAGAGCTAGACAGCGCATGCGCATAGCAACGTGTCTTCCTCATTTTGTGTTTATTGCGGTTGAAAATGGTAACTACCGCCACCAAATGGACTGGAGTAAGCCTAGGATGAAGTATTCAAGGGCCACTAGTTTGACCCTCACCCATACAAGACTTTAGCCAGGTTCAGTCACGCAAACCCTTCGTGCATTTTCactcagcttcgtgagctcacCATCTGCGTGAGAAACAGGTTAACAAAACTTGTAATTCAATCAACACTCCACCTTTCATTGAAATCTGGTAATGTAGCTTAAAAATAAAGTTTCTCTGAGCTGGCAGTACTGTGACTGGTGGGCCTGTTGGGGCCTGTCTTGGTGAGCTAGACCAACTCGCCAGGTAAAAATAGACTACTCTTCCACCAGATAGATTGGTCTATACTGGGCTACAATTTGTAAGTACCTGCAGCTCTGACAGGTTGCATGGTACCATAGATGTGAACACCACCACATTGCTGTTTACCACTCCTTTGCATTGAAACAAACGGCAGTCAG from Engraulis encrasicolus isolate BLACKSEA-1 chromosome 17, IST_EnEncr_1.0, whole genome shotgun sequence carries:
- the LOC134467268 gene encoding L-seryl-tRNA(Sec) kinase-like codes for the protein MNVAQDESSQACLCLLCGLPAAGKTTLVLELSKYTTLRGWKTLPLTYDELIPQDAFGEVSTDCASHPLQTQTKWKQYRQDILYGLGQFLQDPSQEPAAHGGIRSTVLSHLSMALRSQAESPSPSQNKLLFLLDDNFYYQSMRYEVFQLARQYAVGFCQVYLQCTPELCVSRNSSRAVPLPELVILDMLKRIEPPNPEKNSWEQNSLTLSSSEKLGNHDMQSLTNLISYAFDNPVSPIIDDTEKREMDRESCANSVLHQADQTCRRLVSQAMRTAKEKNTSPENLQSLAKQLNKLKMQVLQELRNHIHQVLSINPDEAIDVKRAVNHTVDIFKKQLDTIFECSLAVKD
- the mrpl27 gene encoding 39S ribosomal protein L27, mitochondrial: MSAPVSLMSRATTGGLLSPLSFVTIITRHASKKSGGSSKNLGGKSPGRRYGYKKQDGNFVHAGNILATQRLMRWHPGGHVGIGKNNTLFALEDGIVRYTKEVYIPRPSSTDAKDMISKLPKGTVLYKTFINVIPQKQAPTFKLVGML